From one Coxiella-like endosymbiont genomic stretch:
- a CDS encoding site-2 protease family protein gives MNYSDIIHLIAVIILPLLFAITLHEAAHGWVASKLGDKTALMMGRVTLNPVKHIDHLGTLILPILMLILSKFTFTFGWAKPVPVTWQNLRKPRRDMALVAFGGPLVNLLMALLWAAIAKASLTLGSGAEESILRNATVFFYNAGIFGILINVLLMILNLIPLPPLDGSRIVSAILPPKAAYSYSKIEPYGIWILLGLLVFGLLGRILLPPVIHLSQFIRSLFGL, from the coding sequence ATGAATTATAGCGATATCATCCATCTCATCGCAGTTATTATTTTACCTTTATTGTTTGCAATTACTTTGCATGAAGCAGCTCATGGCTGGGTAGCTAGCAAGTTAGGCGATAAGACCGCTCTTATGATGGGACGGGTTACCCTTAATCCTGTGAAACACATTGACCATTTGGGAACTCTTATTTTGCCTATTTTAATGCTCATTTTGAGTAAATTTACCTTTACTTTTGGCTGGGCGAAACCGGTTCCTGTTACTTGGCAGAATTTAAGAAAACCCCGCCGAGATATGGCTCTTGTAGCGTTTGGAGGGCCCCTCGTTAATTTACTTATGGCCTTATTATGGGCAGCTATTGCGAAGGCGAGTCTCACTTTAGGAAGTGGAGCAGAAGAGTCAATCTTAAGAAATGCCACGGTTTTTTTCTATAACGCTGGTATTTTTGGAATATTAATTAACGTGTTATTGATGATTCTTAATTTAATTCCACTTCCCCCTTTAGATGGAAGTCGCATCGTTTCTGCAATCTTGCCTCCTAAAGCAGCTTATAGCTATTCAAAAATAGAGCCTTATGGAATTTGGATTTTGTTGGGCCTGTTGGTGTTTGGATTACTTGGTCGAATACTTTTACCCCCCGTTATCCACCTTTCTCAATTTATTCGTTCTCTTTTTGGATTGTAA
- a CDS encoding glutathione S-transferase N-terminal domain-containing protein, producing MLKRSIMTLYSGPTDIYSHQVRIVLAEKGVSVDIINVDANHPSEDLTELNPYGTLSTLVDRDLVLFNSHIIMEYLDERFPHPPLLPVYPVARAKCRLLMYRIERDLYQRVKSIEEGSPKQAQAEGEALKKDLVLMEPIFAEKPYFMNDEFTLVDCVLSPLLWRLSYLGIQLPRSAKAIANYENRLFDRESFQASLNEAEREYRELNDF from the coding sequence ATGTTAAAGCGTTCCATTATGACGCTCTATTCAGGCCCTACCGACATTTATAGCCACCAAGTACGGATTGTGTTGGCCGAAAAAGGTGTCAGTGTTGACATTATCAACGTTGACGCTAATCACCCAAGCGAAGACTTGACTGAACTTAATCCCTATGGTACTTTGTCCACTCTGGTAGATCGCGATTTAGTCTTGTTTAATTCGCACATCATCATGGAATATTTGGATGAACGCTTTCCCCATCCTCCTTTGCTGCCTGTTTATCCAGTAGCTCGAGCAAAATGTCGCTTATTAATGTATCGCATTGAGCGGGATTTATACCAGCGAGTAAAGTCTATTGAAGAAGGTTCTCCTAAACAGGCGCAAGCTGAAGGTGAGGCACTCAAAAAAGATTTAGTACTGATGGAACCGATTTTTGCAGAAAAACCTTATTTTATGAATGATGAATTCACATTAGTGGATTGTGTGTTGTCGCCATTATTATGGCGATTAAGCTATTTAGGCATTCAATTACCCCGTTCGGCAAAAGCTATCGCTAACTATGAAAATCGATTGTTTGATCGAGAATCCTTTCAAGCCAGTTTGAATGAAGCCGAACGCGAATATAGAGAGCTAAATGATTTCTAG